The DNA region TGGAAATACGTTTGAATTGATAATTGTTATCAATgtcaataacaaaatattgcgAAAGGTGGGTGTACAGTACATTTGGTTACATTATTTCGTGGTATATCGAATTTGTGCAGTTTCCGCACGAGataattcacattttatttagtcatttaacttaattacatGGAAAATTTCAGTTTGGTTTTTGGTTTCGCCgcttttttttttcgattaaGATTAAGTGCATGTAACATTTGATAGAATTAACGAATTTGTATGCCCGATGCGCAAAATATGTCCAAAGGTGCgattcattgtttattaaccCTGCGGGGGAGAATTTGGAACGGTCTTTGGTCATAGAATGGACCGACGGACCGACGGACCGACGGACCGACGGACCGACGGACCGACCGACCGACCGACCGACGTGTTATTTGGAAAGGAAAGGTGTGTCTGTTTCAGCCAATAAGATGTGTGTGGGCTTGTTTGTGACGTCAGGAGCAGCATAAGTCGAATCACCTGCTTGCTTAGCATATCGCtcagtcagtcagtcagtcagtcagtTAGTCAGTCAGTCTGAGTCGTATTGTGTTTCGCAGCAGCGGTGTGGTCGCGAAAtcgtcttatttatttaagtgaccAAAGACACTGGTTCGCGAAGCTGTTAATCCCTAACTAGCAAATACACAGACAGGCGTTTATCATTAAACGTCACTGTCACAGTCACAGTCATTGTCACTGTCACTGTCACTGTCACTGTCACTGTCGTTGTCCCTTTCGTGCTGTGTTCACCACTACCACAAATGCTGCATTGTTTCTTTATAGGGAGAATTTTCCATTTAACATAGACAGACTGTAATTACAAAGTCTCAGACGGAGTGTGTCGAGTGAGGTCCTTtcgaaaatgaatattaatcaaattaattttaaagtgattTTACTTGTGATTACCCAAGTTGGTTTTCTCCCGTACATTTTTTGCCAAGAGGAACAAGATTATCCGCCACCGTGCGACAGGTAAGTCATACATACAACTTTTAACGTCCGAATGTCCGATTGTCCGCTTTATCGTTTCACTTCACCTACATCATATGTCACCTTGTCTTGATCCTTCCGCATTAAAACATCCTTGGTCCGAGACCTTGCACAAATACACTTTCTTCCCGTTTGTGGCAGCCGAATATCCATCTATTCGTACTCATTCGATCATCTCATCTGGTTCATGTGATTTAGAAATGTGTGATATGTTACAgccaaatttattgttatggaCCGCTGCTCGACACCATACAAATGGCTAAAATTTATGAGGACTCTAAAACTTTCGTCgacatgaaattaaaaaagtcgCCGAACGAGACCCTGCAAACCTTCAACAAATGGATAAAACAGTTCGGCGGGTCGAAACCTAGTAAAATGGAGGTGACGAAATTTGTCAGAGACAACTTCGAAGATGCCGGCCAAGAGTTTGAGGTTTGGAACCCCAGCGATTGGGTGGAACATCCGAGATTTTTAGACTCCGTCACAGacgaaaaatttaaacagtgGGCCAGAAAGTTGAACAAAATATGGAAAACGTTGGGGCGTAAAATGAAGTCACACGTTCAACAGAACCCGGATTTGTACAGCATAATTTGGGTTCCCAATCCGGTTATAGTCCCTGGGGGTAGATTCAGAGAGTTCTATTACTGGGATACCTACTGGATAATACAGGGATTATTGTTGTCGGACATGCACGACACAGTCAAAGGTATATTGGAGAACTTCTTATACATCGTGGACACGTACGGGCACATACCAAACGGGGGACGTATTTACTATTTGGCCAGATCTCAACCTCCACTCATGATACCGATGATCAAACTGTACTGGGAATATACTCACGACCGGGAATTCATCCGCAATAATATCCATACAATGGAAAAAGAATTCCAATTTTGGATGGATCGCCACCTTCGAACTGTGACGAAAAATGGCAAAACTTATAAACTGGCAGTGTACGCCGACAGATCTAAAGGTCCAAGACCCGAATCTTACTCGGAAGATATTGAAAGTGCCAACATATTCAAagatcaaaataaaaaggatGCCTTTTATTCCGAATTAAAAGCTGCGGCGGAATCGGGTTGGGATTTCTCAAGCAGGTGGTTTATCACCAATGCC from Aethina tumida isolate Nest 87 chromosome 1, icAetTumi1.1, whole genome shotgun sequence includes:
- the LOC109597328 gene encoding trehalase isoform X3; amino-acid sequence: MNINQINFKVILLVITQVGFLPYIFCQEEQDYPPPCDSQIYCYGPLLDTIQMAKIYEDSKTFVDMKLKKSPNETLQTFNKWIKQFGGSKPSKMEVTKFVRDNFEDAGQEFEVWNPSDWVEHPRFLDSVTDEKFKQWARKLNKIWKTLGRKMKSHVQQNPDLYSIIWVPNPVIVPGGRFREFYYWDTYWIIQGLLLSDMHDTVKGILENFLYIVDTYGHIPNGGRIYYLARSQPPLMIPMIKLYWEYTHDREFIRNNIHTMEKEFQFWMDRHLRTVTKNGKTYKLAVYADRSKGPRPESYSEDIESANIFKDQNKKDAFYSELKAAAESGWDFSSRWFITNATNKGNLTNTKTRSIVPVELNSFIYWNADILTEFFTELGNETSAKRYRNISKTWLEAVEAVLWHEEVGAWLDYDLYNGVKRDYFYPTNISPLLTGCFNKVGIEKRTKLIMKYLQNKNIMNYPGGIPSTVEHTGEQWDYPNAWPPLQHMMIVALNNTGDSSAERLAFEIAEKWIRSNYRAYEESDAMYEKYDATVMGGHGGGGEYELQIGFGWTNGVVMDLLYKYSSKLTPHDPVLSNKADTVVAATTSSPLVTALVALVVSLTAGFIG
- the LOC109597328 gene encoding trehalase isoform X1, with product MNINQINFKVILLVITQVGFLPYIFCQEEQDYPPPCDSQIYCYGPLLDTIQMAKIYEDSKTFVDMKLKKSPNETLQTFNKWIKQFGGSKPSKMEVTKFVRDNFEDAGQEFEVWNPSDWVEHPRFLDSVTDEKFKQWARKLNKIWKTLGRKMKSHVQQNPDLYSIIWVPNPVIVPGGRFREFYYWDTYWIIQGLLLSDMHDTVKGILENFLYIVDTYGHIPNGGRIYYLARSQPPLMIPMIKLYWEYTHDREFIRNNIHTMEKEFQFWMDRHLRTVTKNGKTYKLAVYADRSKGPRPESYSEDIESANIFKDQNKKDAFYSELKAAAESGWDFSSRWFITNATNKGNLTNTKTRSIVPVELNSFIYWNADILTEFFTELGNETSAKRYRNISKTWLEAVEAVLWHEEVGAWLDYDLYNGVKRDYFYPTNISPLLTGCFNKVGIEKRTKLIMKYLQNKNIMNYPGGIPSTVEHTGEQWDYPNAWPPLQHMMIVALNNTGDSSAERLAFEIAEKWIRSNYRAYEESDAMYEKYDATVMGGHGGGGEYELQIGFGWTNGVVMDLLYKYSSKLTPHDPVLSNKADTVVAATTSSPLVTALVALVVSLTAGFIGVCIYKNRSRQQTLLYKNKKQYKPSSAHYTELRNIPEYSKSLRKQVGLSRGSKSP